DNA sequence from the Candidatus Palauibacter australiensis genome:
CCGCGCGCAGGGCGCCGGCGTCTCTCGCGAGTGCAAGGGCGCGACGCTGGGCAAGGCTGAGTCGCCGCTCCGTTGCGGTGGCCGCCGGGATTACGCTGCTCGTCGCCGCGGGCGCCTACGCGGTTCCGGGATCGCCGGTCAGGGGCTGGGTCGACGGCAGCATCGATGTGGTCGCGACCTGGATCGCGGGCAATCCCCAGGTGGCCGGGGACGCCGGACCTTCCCGGGTGTCGGTGGACCCCCGCGACGGCGCCGTGCGCATCATGATCGTCGGCGGGCACGACGGCACGCGGTTGACGGTCGAACTGTCCGACGCGGAGACGGCCACGGTGGCGGCCCGTGACGCGAGCTTCCACGTGGAGCCGGGCGTCATCGAGGTTGCGGGAGCGGCGGATGAGATTCGCGTGACCTTGCCGCGGAACGCCGCGACCGGTTCTGTAATCATCGATGAGAGCGAGGTCGTCCGCCTCGAGGATGGTGAGTTGCGGCGCACGGATTCGGCGGCTGCGAGTCGCGTGGAGATCTTTCTCGGCACCGACGGGTAGCAGCCCGGGTAACGGACGCCGCCGCGGCGGACGACGGTGACCTGACGGACTGCTAGCCGCGAGGGGTGGATCCCGGGATGACGAAGCCCATGCACCGAAGGTCGGGGCCCGTCTCGCATCGCTGGCGATTCGCCCTGCTCCTCGGCCCGGTTTCGACCTGCTTCTTCGCTCCGGCGGCGCTCGCTCAGGATCCCCCGCCGCCCCCTTCAGAGGACACGCCCGTCGTCGGCGCCGTCTTCGGCCGCGTGCTGCGTGCCGAATCCCAGACACCGATCGCGGCCGCTTCGGTGGAGATTCGCTTTCCTGCGTTTTCCTGGTTCCTCGTTACGGACGACGACGGCTTCTACCGGGCCGATGGGCTTCCGGCGGGACCCGTCCACCTCGTCGCGCGGGCGCTGGATCGCGATCCGCTCGCCGCCAGCGTCGTGGTCCCCGCGGGCGGTGACGTCCCGCTCGACCTGGCCCTGGAGCGGCGGCCCGTCGCGATGCCGAGCCTGTTCGCCCACATCCTCGCGCGGCGGCTGCCCGCTCCGGGTCTCACCCGCGACGGGTTCCGGGAAGAGGGAGAAACGGAACTCCGCGCGCTGGATTCATCTCCGGGCGTGGTGGAGGCGGGTCTGACGCTGGATGAAACCGGCATCGATCCCGCGGATCCTACCAGCGTGCTCTACGTGCGGGGCGCGGCCTCGGACCTGAAGCTCGTGCTGCTCGATGGCGCGCCGGTCTACGCGCCGTTCCACCTCAGCGGACTCCTCGACGCCTTCCCGGACGGGGTGCTCGACGAGGCATCGCTTTACATCGGCGGAACGCCGGCCCGCTACGACGGGGGACTCTCCTACGTCCTCGACCTCAAGATCCGGGAGGGAGATTCGGAGAGGTTCCGCGTCGCCGGCGCGGCCGATCTTCTGGGCGGCACCCTGCGGGCGGAGGGCCCGATCGGACCCGCGGGGCGGGTGCTCCTCAGCGGCCGCGCGCTTCACGGACTCGGCTATCCGGTCATCACGAACGAGCGCGAGATGCCGTACGGGTACGGCGACCTCCTGGGCCGGCTCGACTATCGTCTGGGACCCGGGCAGCTCACGGCTACCGGGTTCTGGAACCGCGAGTCCGTGCTGCTCGACATCGGTCGGCTGGAGGACGCCGGGGCGGTGGAGTCGGCCTACTGGGGCAACTTGGCGGGGTCGGCGAGCTATCGCGTGCCGCTGGCCGACGGCACGTTCACGCTGAGGGGCGCTCACGGACGGTTCGGCACGGGCCTGCCGTTGCCGCGCGACAAGGAACTGGACTTCGAGGTCTCGTTCGCGGACGTCATCGCACGGACCGTCCGAACCCGCACCGAGGCGCTGTTCGAGTCGGGAGGCCGCGAGATTCGGTGGGCCGCGGGCGGCGGCTTCGACTCCTACGAGACCGTGGTGGACCGGCGGACCGTACTCGGTGGCCGAACGGCGCACGACCTGACCCACGCGGTGCGGCGCGCCGACGTGGTGGCCGGCTGGGGCGAGGCCATCTGGGAGGTGGCCCCCGAATTCGAGGTGAGGGGGGGATTCCGGACCAGCTATTTCGCCCCCTCCCGCCGCACGAAGTTCGCTCCGCGCGGCACCGTCACCTGGCACCTCACGGAGGCGGCGGACCTCCGCCTCTCCGCCGGAAGGTTCTACCAGGTCGTGCGCGGACCCGAATCCATCCTCTCCGGAGACCTCACCGGACCCACCATCGGCGGC
Encoded proteins:
- a CDS encoding TonB-dependent receptor; amino-acid sequence: MTKPMHRRSGPVSHRWRFALLLGPVSTCFFAPAALAQDPPPPPSEDTPVVGAVFGRVLRAESQTPIAAASVEIRFPAFSWFLVTDDDGFYRADGLPAGPVHLVARALDRDPLAASVVVPAGGDVPLDLALERRPVAMPSLFAHILARRLPAPGLTRDGFREEGETELRALDSSPGVVEAGLTLDETGIDPADPTSVLYVRGAASDLKLVLLDGAPVYAPFHLSGLLDAFPDGVLDEASLYIGGTPARYDGGLSYVLDLKIREGDSERFRVAGAADLLGGTLRAEGPIGPAGRVLLSGRALHGLGYPVITNEREMPYGYGDLLGRLDYRLGPGQLTATGFWNRESVLLDIGRLEDAGAVESAYWGNLAGSASYRVPLADGTFTLRGAHGRFGTGLPLPRDKELDFEVSFADVIARTVRTRTEALFESGGREIRWAAGGGFDSYETVVDRRTVLGGRTAHDLTHAVRRADVVAGWGEAIWEVAPEFEVRGGFRTSYFAPSRRTKFAPRGTVTWHLTEAADLRLSAGRFYQVVRGPESILSGDLTGPTIGGVLPTLDPDYIPPSTPGSSIAGASHLVVGFENALENGVDVGVESYLKSFDDLPDANQLYSWGLDLWAQAKEGPVRGWVGYSIAAVWTTDPAEDTPFVGRQLLSGGLSSGVREFDFGIRLAYGAGLSFASVTGGPEEKGAPSGDDPLPVLSGAPEDSYLRVDAEVSRRWVASIGRSSVVIAPYVRVLNALDRRDALFYQTTSDQPLTRPAPLASLPVIAIFGVSWSF